The following nucleotide sequence is from Halapricum desulfuricans.
ATCGGGATCAAACTGATCAACCTCGTGCCGACGGTTCTCACTCTCGCTGAGCCGCGGTCGCTTTCGGCGCCCGAGTCGGCCCGGGGGCAACGCTCGCTCGCCGTCCGGGCGATCTATTTCGTCTTCGTCGGATGGTGGTTGAGCCTGCTGTGGGCGAACGTGGCGTCGTTCCTCGCGATCACGATCGTGGGGATCCCGGTCGCAATCTGGATGCTCAACCGACTGCCGTACGTCACGTCACTGTACCGGTTTCACGGGTGACGCTGACGGTCACTGCTCTGCTGGCGTTGTTCGAGGGCCGGGCCTGACGGTGCACCGGAACTTTCTGCTCGTTCCCTGACCACTATGTCGCTTTTATTTTCATTGGAGATTATGAGTGGTGACTCATCACCGAACGAGTCGATCAGTGCGATCCCACACGCAGCGGTCGAAGCGTTCGACGAGCGGCTCGACGGCGACCTGATCCTTCCGAATCACGAGGCGTACGACGACGCCCGTGACGTGTGGAACGGACTCGTCGACAAGCGTCCGGCAGTCATCGTCCGGGTCCGACACGCCGAGGACGTCTCGGCCGGCCTCGAATTCGCGGGTCGACACGACCTCGAGCTCTCGATCCGGGGAAACGCCCACCACCAGGCCGGGAGCGCCCTCGTGGAGGACGGGCTCGTCGTCGACCTCGCGGACCTCACTGCCGTGGACGTCGACAGCGACGCGCGGCGCGTCACCGTCGGTGCCGGCGCGACTGCCGGGGCGGCTCTCGAACGGACGCTCGAACACGGACTCGCGTTCCCCACGGGGAGCGCGTCCGTGGTCGGGATATCCGGATCGACACTCGGTGGCGGACTCGGCTGGATGCGACGCAAGCGCGGGGCCGGATTCGACGCTCTCCGGGAAGTCGAACTCGTCACTGCCGACGGCACGGTTCGCACTGTCAACCCGGAGGACGATCCGGACCTGTTCTGGGCAATCTGCGGCGCTGGCGCGAACTTCGGCGTCGTCACCGAACTCACGTTCGAGCTGTACGAGACACCGCCGGTCGTCCCGGCGCTCGGCGTCTTCTATCCACGCGACGACGCCGAGGCGGTGCTCGAAGGCTTCCGCGAGCTGACGACCGAGGCCCCGGACGCGCTCAGCACCATGTTGCTGAACACGCACGTCCCGCCGTTGCCGGACGTCCCGGAGGACCTGCAGGGGACGCCGTCGATCGCGATCATGGGGGCGTATCTCGGTGACTCCGACGCCGCCTCGCAGGTACTCGATCCGTACCGGGCGCTCGGCGATCCCCTCCTGGACATGTCCGGGGAGATGCCCTACGTTGCGTTGCACGAACTCGGCGCGGAGCTGTTCCCCGACGGGCACCTGTACAGTCAGCGGTCAGTCTTCCTCGAGGAGTTGACCGACGAGCACCTTGAACTCGTCCGGACCGGCACGGACGACGCGCCGTCGCCACTCGACGGGATCGGTCTCTGGCCGATGGGCGGCGCGATCGGGGACAGCGACCACGACACGGCCGCGCCCTGGACCGACAAAGAGTACTTGCTCGTCATCGAGGGGCAGTGGGTCGATCCCGAGACGACCGACCAGAACCTCGAGTGGGTGCGACGACGTGAGCGAAAAGCCCGCGATATTGGGGGCGAGTACGCGTATCCGGGCTACGTCGGGTACGAACAGCAGGACGACGAGGACTGGGCGAAGCTGGTCTACGGCGAGAGCTACGATCGACTCGCCGAGCTGAAGGCGATCTACGATCCGGACAATCGGTTCCGGACGAACGTCAACGTCGTCCCCCGAACGTGAGGGCAAGACAGCGCCACCCCCTCTCGGACTGCAGTTCTCACGAGGTGGAAATCCTCGGACGGTTTTGGGCGTGCAGTGTCCTACCGGTCGGTAGATGAACGAGGAGTACTTCGAGCAACTCGGACGACTCGTCGGGCCGTTACCCGAACGACAGGCGGCGTTCGGTTGCGATTCCTGTCAGGCTGTCTGGTACGGCTTCGAGGAGGCTGCCCCGGACGGTCGCCACCCGAGACCGGACCGGTACTGTCCGCGCTGCGGGAGTGAGGACGTCAGCGAACTCCCGGACGTTCCGGGCGCGCTCGTGCTCAAGTCGTGGATCGACTGGCCCAGTGACTGTCCGTCGATGGAAACCGAGACCGAACCGGCGAAACCAGATCAGACAGGCGGACGGCGTCCCCCACCGCCGTAGTGGCGGGCTGGCAGCATCAACGCTTTGTAGGCCAGCGCGCAACTGTCAGGTATGGCCGACGAGCTGGACCGGGTGAGTCTGACGCTACCGCCGGAGATGACCGACCGTCTCGACGAGATCGTGCGCGACTGGGAGTATGCGAGCCGATCGGAAGCCGTGCGAGACGCGCTCCGGGACTTCTTTACGACTTACGACTGGGAGGCGGGCGATCGAGGTCGCCACCACGGTACGATCGTCGTGGTCCACGAGCACGAACACGACAGCGATCTGCCGGGCCAGTTGCAGTCGATCCAGCACGACCACGCCGACGTCGTCACGTCCGTCCAGCACATCCACCTCTCACACGACCGGTGTATGGAGACGCTCGTCGTCGACGGGACGGCCGGCGAAATCGACGCGCTGGCCAACCAGATCCGTGCGCTCGGCGGCGTCCGACAGGTGAAGGTCGTGGTCGTCGGCGGTGCCGATCCCGGTCACGGCCACGAACACGGTCACGAGCACGGGTCGGTCCACGGCGACCACAGCCATCCCGGCGCCGACGGCCACAGCTATCCCGGCGACGACGGCCACAGCTATCCCGGCGACGACGGCCACGGCGATCACAGCCAGCCCGGTCACGACCACGACGCGGCTGCTGGCGACCAGTGATACAGCACGCTACTTGAGGGCCTTGATGTTGTGAACCGGGTCCAGCCAGTCGACGATTTCGGCGGTCGGTTCGATCGCCGCAGCGATCCGTTCGGCGTCCTTGTACGCGATCGGTGCTTCGTCGAGCACCGAGTCGACGATCGACTCAGAGTAGACGCCGTCCATCCGCTCGCGAAGCGACTCGACGGAGGCGCGTTCGCTGGCCTCGCGGCGACTCATCGTCCGGCCCGCGCCGTGGGGCGCCGTCCGGTTCCAGGTCTCGTTGCCCTTGCCGCGAGCCAGAATCGAGCCGTCGGCCATGTTGAACGGGACGACCAGTCGCTGCCCTTCGCGGGCCGGAGTCGCACCCTTCCTGATCGTCAGATCGCGGAAGTCCACGTAGTTGTGGACCGACTGGAACCGGTCGACGGGATCGACACCGAGCGCCTCACAGATGGCGTCGCTCATCAGCTCGCGGTTCCAGCGGGCGTACTGCTGGGCGAACAGCATGTCGACGTAGTA
It contains:
- a CDS encoding FAD-binding oxidoreductase gives rise to the protein MSGDSSPNESISAIPHAAVEAFDERLDGDLILPNHEAYDDARDVWNGLVDKRPAVIVRVRHAEDVSAGLEFAGRHDLELSIRGNAHHQAGSALVEDGLVVDLADLTAVDVDSDARRVTVGAGATAGAALERTLEHGLAFPTGSASVVGISGSTLGGGLGWMRRKRGAGFDALREVELVTADGTVRTVNPEDDPDLFWAICGAGANFGVVTELTFELYETPPVVPALGVFYPRDDAEAVLEGFRELTTEAPDALSTMLLNTHVPPLPDVPEDLQGTPSIAIMGAYLGDSDAASQVLDPYRALGDPLLDMSGEMPYVALHELGAELFPDGHLYSQRSVFLEELTDEHLELVRTGTDDAPSPLDGIGLWPMGGAIGDSDHDTAAPWTDKEYLLVIEGQWVDPETTDQNLEWVRRRERKARDIGGEYAYPGYVGYEQQDDEDWAKLVYGESYDRLAELKAIYDPDNRFRTNVNVVPRT
- a CDS encoding YccF domain-containing protein, giving the protein MAQRSFWVRALWFVFVGWWATPIVVNTAWLLNVTVVLLPIGIKLINLVPTVLTLAEPRSLSAPESARGQRSLAVRAIYFVFVGWWLSLLWANVASFLAITIVGIPVAIWMLNRLPYVTSLYRFHG